The genomic region CACGACCCGCATGTCTTCCGGCCGCACCATGGCGTGGCGCGCGCCGTGAGCTGCGGCCCCCTCCTCCACCGGTGTCATCCTGCCGTCAACGGGGCTCACCATGATGAAGTTGGAATCGCCCAGGAAGGAAGCCACGAACCTGTTCTTCGGCGCACGATAAATCCTCGTCGGCGTATCGATCTGCTGGATGCGGCCTTCGGACATGATGGCGATGCGATCCGACATCAACAGCGCCTCCTCCTGGTCATGGGTGACCGAAATCACGGTGAGACCAAGCCGGAGCTGGATGCGCTTGACTTCGCGCTGCAACTGCTCGCGCAGACGGCGGTCAAGAGCGCCCATGGGCTCGTCCATGAGCAGCACCGGAGGCTCGAAGACGAGGGCCCGCGCCAAGGCCACCCGCTGCTGCTGGCCACCGGAAAGCTGGGAGATGCGAAAGTCTCGACGGCTGTCCAGTTCGACCAGTTCGAGGACCGACTTGACCTTCGCCTCGATCTTCTTTCGGTCCCACCCGCGCATCTTCAGCGGAAAGGCGACATTGTCGAAGACGTTCATATGCGGGAACAGTGCATAATTCTGGAAGACGACGCCGAGATTGCGTTTCTCCGGCGGCAGCGAGGCGATGTCCTGACCCGCGATCTGGATGGTGCCGGAAGTCGGCTCCACGAATCCCGCGATCATCATCAGCGTCGTGGATTTGCCCGAGCCACTCGCACCCAGCAGCGTGAGGAACTCGCCTTCCCGGACGGTGAAGGACACATCATCGACGGCATAAGTCTCATTATAGATTTTGCTCAGGCCCTTGACCTGGATGCTCGAGCCGATATGCGCATTGTCGATTGTTGTCGCAGCTGCCATCCGTGAATGCCCCTCCTCGACGACGTGCCTTGCCCCGACTGCATCCCATGACGGCGCAACTGTGGAGATGTCGCTGCTCATGCCGTCCTCTCTCCTTTGCGCCGCAACAGTCCGACGACCAGCAGCATCACGCAGGAGACGACCACGAACAGGGTCGATGCCGCAGCCACCGTCGGATTGATTTCGAAGCGGATGCCGCTCCACATTTGCACAGGCAGGGTCGTCGTGGCCCCGCTTGTCAGAAACAGCGCCAGCACCAGTTCGCTGAACGAGGTCAGGAAGGCGAAGGCCGCTCCGGCGGCAATGCCCGGCCAGATGATCGGCAGAGTCACGTAATAGAACGCTTTCAGCGGCGATGCACCAAGGCTGCGTGCGCCGTGCTCCAGGCGCATGTCCATCCGCTGCAGCGCCGCGACTACATTGATAATGACGAAGGGGGTGGCGATGATCGTATGGCCGAGAACGATGCCGAAGACGCCGCCCCGCAGGCCGGTACGCGCGAGGAGGCCGTAGAGAGCGACGCCGGTGATGATGGTGGGCACGATGGTGGGCAGCAGGAAGAAGCTCATCATCAACCCGCGCGACCGCTGCGACAGCCGCACCATGCCGAGCGCGGCCAGCGTCCCCACGATGGTCGCGGCGATCATCGAGCAGACCGCCACGATGAGGCTGTTCACCGTTGCGCTTTGCCAGGCAGGGGTCTCGAAGAACGTGTGATACCACTTTGTCGAGAACGAGCGTGGCGGAAAGATGATGTAGTCTTCCCCCCCGAACGATGCGGGCAGGATGATCACGTTCGGCAGGATCATCATCACCATCGCCAGGATGACGACGAGCGTGACGGCGTGATCCAGCTTTCGCGACGAGGTCATGCCTGCCCCCAGATCGAGCCGAGCCGAAACCACCGGACGCCGATGGCATAGAGGGCCAAGGTTGTCACCAAGACGATGGTCGACAGTGCCGCGGCGAACCCCCAGTTCAGCACCTTGTTGATATTCATCTCGATCAACTGCGCGATGAAGATATCCCGCGTACCTCCCAGAATGGCGGGGATGATGAAGAAGCCGATGCTCATGATGAAGACGAGCAGAGCGCCCGCCATCACACCAGGCAGGGTCATCGGGAGATAGGCCCGCAAGAACACCTGCAGCGGAGGAGCTCCAAGGCTTCTGGCCGCCTGCAGAACCCGATTGTCGATGCGCGCCATGTTCGCGGCGACCGGCAGAATGAGATAAGGCATCATCGTCTGCACCATGCCGATCAGCACCGCGACAATGCCGCCGCTCAGTGGCAGCGGAGTATTGATGAGACCGATGTCGAGCAGCAACGTGTTCACCGCACCTTGCGGATTCAACACGATGAGCCAGCCATAACAGAGCACCAGCAAATTGGTCCAGAACGGCACCAGGATGAGCGCGAGCAGGACGAGCCGGGTGCGGTTGGAGCCGGTGACCAGCCGATAGGCGACGGGGTAGCCGATCAGCACGCACAGCACGGCAGTCGCCGCACTGGTGAGGAACGTCCGCTGCAACACCTGGACATAGACGGGCCGGTCGAAGATGCGGCTGTAATGGGTCATTGCGCCGGCATCGCCCTCGAAGCTCAGCCCCACCAGCTGCAACGTCGGCAGGATGAAGAAGGCCGCGAGCAGCAAAATCGCCGGCAACAGCAGCAGAAACGATGCGTGGCGTCGGATCAGCACGGACATGGATCACGATCTTTGCTGTCGGGAGGCAGCCGAAGCCCCCTCCCGACGGGTAAGCCTCAGCTCA from Rhodoligotrophos appendicifer harbors:
- a CDS encoding ABC transporter ATP-binding protein; its protein translation is MSSDISTVAPSWDAVGARHVVEEGHSRMAAATTIDNAHIGSSIQVKGLSKIYNETYAVDDVSFTVREGEFLTLLGASGSGKSTTLMMIAGFVEPTSGTIQIAGQDIASLPPEKRNLGVVFQNYALFPHMNVFDNVAFPLKMRGWDRKKIEAKVKSVLELVELDSRRDFRISQLSGGQQQRVALARALVFEPPVLLMDEPMGALDRRLREQLQREVKRIQLRLGLTVISVTHDQEEALLMSDRIAIMSEGRIQQIDTPTRIYRAPKNRFVASFLGDSNFIMVSPVDGRMTPVEEGAAAHGARHAMVRPEDMRVVKPGEAAEVMVQGTVTSIEFPGSAMRVAVQTHAGSVEARLHREDTEGLSEGAPVTLGWKADDMVLFEE
- a CDS encoding ABC transporter permease produces the protein MTSSRKLDHAVTLVVILAMVMMILPNVIILPASFGGEDYIIFPPRSFSTKWYHTFFETPAWQSATVNSLIVAVCSMIAATIVGTLAALGMVRLSQRSRGLMMSFFLLPTIVPTIITGVALYGLLARTGLRGGVFGIVLGHTIIATPFVIINVVAALQRMDMRLEHGARSLGASPLKAFYYVTLPIIWPGIAAGAAFAFLTSFSELVLALFLTSGATTTLPVQMWSGIRFEINPTVAAASTLFVVVSCVMLLVVGLLRRKGERTA
- a CDS encoding ABC transporter permease, giving the protein MSVLIRRHASFLLLLPAILLLAAFFILPTLQLVGLSFEGDAGAMTHYSRIFDRPVYVQVLQRTFLTSAATAVLCVLIGYPVAYRLVTGSNRTRLVLLALILVPFWTNLLVLCYGWLIVLNPQGAVNTLLLDIGLINTPLPLSGGIVAVLIGMVQTMMPYLILPVAANMARIDNRVLQAARSLGAPPLQVFLRAYLPMTLPGVMAGALLVFIMSIGFFIIPAILGGTRDIFIAQLIEMNINKVLNWGFAAALSTIVLVTTLALYAIGVRWFRLGSIWGQA